The DNA segment TTTGTTCCTTTAGTTACTAAACTTTTTAAGCACCTTGAAATCCTTAAGGAGCGTGTCTTTCAAACTTTGCGTGTAGATAGCTGCCGCCGGATGGTACAGTGGAACTACTGTTATGTTACCAAAAAGTGATGCGACGAGTAATGTTAATCCATGCATTTTGCTTATCGGTTGGAGGTCTTTTTCAAGTCCGAATTTTCGCATGATGTATTCCATTGAAAATCGTCCCAGTGTCGCAATCACTTTAGGTTGGATAATTTCAATCTGTCGATCCAAAAATGGAGCGTACACGGTAATTTCATCAGGAAGCGGGTCTCTGTTCTCCGGAGGTCGGTCTTTCACAATATTGGTAATGTAAACCTCCTCCCTGGGGATGTTTATGGATTCCAGAAGTTCATCAAGGATTTTCCCAGACGCTCCACAAAATGGACGGCCTGTCTGTGCTTCGTTTTTGCCTGGGGCCTCACCTATAAACATTATTTTTGCATCGTGACTTCCTTCTCCGATAACAGGATAGTAGTTGTTTGACTTTCGCGCCTCATAGAGCGGAGATGTCGTTAACTCAACTATTTCATCTTTAATTTTTTTCATTTGCTCCGTTTTGCTGGACATGTTTATTTTGTTATAAGTGGCACAAAAGCAAAACCGGGATAATGCTTTATCTCTAC comes from the Patescibacteria group bacterium genome and includes:
- a CDS encoding uracil-DNA glycosylase, which translates into the protein MSSKTEQMKKIKDEIVELTTSPLYEARKSNNYYPVIGEGSHDAKIMFIGEAPGKNEAQTGRPFCGASGKILDELLESINIPREEVYITNIVKDRPPENRDPLPDEITVYAPFLDRQIEIIQPKVIATLGRFSMEYIMRKFGLEKDLQPISKMHGLTLLVASLFGNITVVPLYHPAAAIYTQSLKDTLLKDFKVLKKFSN